A window of Persephonella sp. genomic DNA:
TATTCCATTTTGAACCGGGAGCTATTAGGATATAGTCTTTATCTTTTAATCCATATTTTTGATAACTTTTATCTTCCTCTTCAGTTAAAAACAGTTCCGGGATTTTATGGAGTTTATCCTCAGAATATTCAGGAAAAACCTTAAGCAAAGATAGATTTCTGTCTATCTCATGGGTTCCATCAAATCTATGGGGAATCGTTTTTGAGTATAAAAAAGAGAAGCCTGCTTTATCAAAGCCTACCCTGAACGGAATTCCTGATAAAAACAGAGAATAAGCTGCCCTATGGGAACGATGGGGAGATATTGCTATATCAAATTTTTCCTTTCTTAATCTTTTGATTAAAGAAAAGGTTGAATCTTTTGATTTATCAAAAATAATAAGCTCATCTACATACGGATTATTCTTTAAGACTTGTTTCCCAAATGGTTTTGCAATTACATAAAGTTTGCTATCAGGAAAGAGATTTTTTATTGAATGGAATAGGGGAGTAGAAAGGATTAAATCCCCCAAAAAAGCTGTCTGCCAGACTACTATCTTCATTTATTTTTCTATAAACCTGCCCATTGAGTAGAATTTGGATTGTCTTTCCTCTACAAGCTGGTCAGGTGGAATATCTATTATTTCTCTTAATGCTTTTCTAAGTGCTCTTTTTAAAAGTCTGTATGTTTTTTTAGGTTGCAGGTGTGCTCCTCCCGGTGGCTCAGGAACTATACAGTCTATAATTCCGAGCTCTTTTAAATGTTTTGCGGTTATTTTCAGATTTTCTGCTGCTTCAGGGGCTTTTTCCTGTGATTTAAACAGAATTGCTGCACATCCTTCAGGGGATATTACAGAGTATATAGAGTTTTCAAGCATCAGTATTCTATCCCCAACACCAAGGGCAAGTGCTCCACCGCTTCCGCCTTCTCCAATAACAGTAGCAACAATAGGAACTCTTAAACCACCCATTGTCATTATACTTTCTGCAATAGCCTGTGATTGTCCTCTTTCTTCTGCTCCAATTCCCGGGTATGCTCCTGGTGTATCTATAAATGTAAAAACAGGACGGCCAAATTTTTCTGCCAGTTTCATAATTCTTATAGCTTTTCTATATCCTTCTGGGTGTGGCATACCAAAATTTCTTTCTATTTTTTCCTTTGTATCTTTCCCTTTCTCATGACCTATAACAGCAACAGGTATCCCTTCAAAAAATGCAAATCCTGCAATTATAGCTTTGTCATCTCCAAATCTTCTATCCCCGTGCAGTTCAACAAAATCTGTAAATAGATTATTTATATAATCACTGGTATGTGGCCTTTTTGGGTGCCTTGCCAGTTGAACTCTTTCCCATGCAGAAAGCTCTTCTATTCTATTTCTTGTAAGCTTTCTAAATTCTTTTCTTGCCTGTATTAATTCTTTTAATTTTTCTTTATTTCCTTTCTTAACTTCCTTTCTTAAAAGCTCTATTCTTTCTGATAAAGACTGTATATCTTTGTTTCCTTCCATACTCCCAAGCCCTTTAAAAATTTTGTTTTATTACCAAAAAGATATAAATAATATAAAACATTCCTCCCAGTGTAAGCCCAAAGGGAATTAATTTCTTTTCGACATAAGATGTTACCAATGCAATAAATCCTGCCATAATTGTGAAAATTCCTGACACAAAAGCAAGCCCTGTAATGTCCCATTGTGTAAAAACAACCCCTATAGAAACCGGTATTGTGCTCTGGAAAACCATTGCTCCGCTTATATTACCAACAGCGAGGGTGTCTTTCCCCCGTAAAATCCATAAAACACTGTTTATTTTTTCAGGCAGTTCTGTTGCTATAGGTGCCACAAGCAGTGAAAAAATAAGCGCAGGAAAACCAATTGCAATACTTATATTTTCAAGACCTTTTATAAAAATGTTTGCCCCTGTAATCATAATAATAAGGGATACAATTACTTGCAGAAGTATTATTAATATAGAAGGCTCCGGATTTTTGGGTGCAAAATATAGATGTTCCACTTCTTCCATTTCTTGACTTTCGCCTTTAAGCGTAAGGAAAACATACAAAATATAAATTCCTAATAAAAATAATGCTGTAAAAATCCTTAATAAATGGTCTTCAAAAGGCACTATAAATAAAGCTACTGAATATGCGAAAAGGAAGAATACAAGGTCTCTTCTAAAGCCTATTGTTTCTATATTTATCTCAAGGCTTCTTTTTTTCAGAAGAAAATATCCTATTAGGACGGTTATTCCAACAAGTGGAAATGCCAGAGTTGATAGCATAAACGGTGCTCCGAGTATTGCCCCGACACCTATATCATGTCCGTGATTATGACCAAAAAAGAATATAGCTATTATAGGCAAAATAGTCTCCGGTAGAGCCGTTCCAATTGCAGCCAGAATACTGCCTGTAAAATTCTGGGATAGATTAAGCTTGTCCCCTAAAGCCTCTACGCCGTTTGTAAAAAGCTCTGCAGATATCAGAATAAATACAAGACCTGCTATAAAAAGCAGTATATCTATAATCACTTATTTTTCAGCTCCTTAAGTTTGTCTTTAAGTAGTTCTCCAAGGGTTCCAAGTCCTTCTCCGGAAGGCTTAACCTTATTCAGAACCTCTTCTAATTCTTTTTTCTCTTTGTCTTTTTCCAGTGCTTTTATACTAAGGATTATATCCTTGCCTTTAATTTTAATTATTTTAGCCTCAATTTCCTGTCCTTTGGATAATTTATCACTTGGAATTTCTATTTTTTCTTTTGATATCTGATTTACAGGGATAAATCCTTCTACTTCATCTGCAAGCTCAACAAATGCTCCCCTATCTATCAGTTTGATTACTTTTCCTTTTACCACATCTCCAACTTTATGGGTCTTCAGGAATATTTCCCACGGATTTTCTTTAAATTGTTTTAGGCCGAGTTTTATTCTATTTCCTTCTCTGCCGAGGACTTTAAACTTTTTGATATTTTTACCTTTTAAAACGGTAGAAATATTTTTAACTTTTGGGTTCCATGTGGCATCTATGAGATGGAGAACACCTTCCAGTTCATTTCCAAGGTCTATAATTGCCATTTTTGTTTTGATTTCTTTAATCTTTCCTTCTATTTCTGAACCTTCAGGATTTTCTTCAAGGAATTTATCAACAGGATGAGGCTGTGCCTGTTTTATACTAAGTTTGAGTTTTCTATTATCCCTGTCTAACTCAATAATCTTTGCTTGAACTTTTTGTCCAGGCTTGAATTTTTCTTTATATGCAAGGGGTTTTATATGGTCTGTTTCCATTTTATAGATAAATCCTTCTAAATCCCCGACTTTTACGACAAGTCCGTAATCATTTATTTCTTTAACAACTGCTTCAACTACATCTCCAACTTCTTTATCAAATTCTATCCATGGATTTGGTTCAAGGTCTCTTTTAGAGAAAACAACCTTTTGGTTTTCCCTGTCTATGCTTTTTACTTTAACTTCTATTTCGTCGCCAACAGACAGCTCATCCTGTAATTTTTTGTTTTTGTCCCAAGAATATAAAGCCTGTGGCAAGAAGCCAAAAACCACATTTTCAAGGGATAAAACTGCTCCTTTATCTGTGATTTTTACAACTTTTCCACGAACAACCTGTCCTTCTTGGAGAAGGTCAAATATTTCTTTTCTTTTTTTCTCCTCTTCTTCCTGAATAACCTGTTTTCTGGAAACAACTATGTTAGGAGTTTTTCCTATTTTTTCAAATTTCAGGACATATACATCAAATTCTGCAGGTGGAAATTCTTCCCCTTTTTTCAGTCCTGATTCTGAAAATGGTAGATAAGCCCTTACTCCTCCGAGGTCTAACAGGAAACCTTTTGTGGCTTTCTTAATTAGTTTTGCTTTTATTTTAGAGTTTGTATTAAATGCGTTCTCAACATTTTGTAACGCCTGCTGATATAGGATTGGTTTTCTTGATATTACTGCATAACCTTCTTTATTTCTTTTGCCCAGGTATACGGCTTCTATCTCGTCCCCTTCTTGTAATCCCTGAACTTCGGAGGGATCTATAACAACTTCAGTTTTTTGTCCAATATCAACAAATGCAACATCATCCTGAATTTTTACAATTTTTCCTTTTATTACTTCACCTTTTGAATAATGGTGAATATTGGCTGATTCTTCTTCAAGAAGTTTTTCAAATTCTGACTGGAAATTTTCCATAATTTAAGACCTCTAATTTGATATTAATAGCTAAACTAAAATTTTATCATTTTTTTAGTTAACTATGAAATACGATTTAAATCTAAGATGAACTACAAAATCAAAATTTGTCTATAGATTGATGGTGATTTATAATATTATTAGCAATAATTATAGGAAGATGACTATGAAGAAATACCTCTTATTACTACTAACTATTATCTACTTAATTCCTGGAATGGCGAATGCGAATTGTGCAGAAGGAGATATTTGTATAATATCAAAGGAATGTATTGGATTTGTAAACAAAAACTTAATTACCGACGATTCCAATAGACAAAAGGAGCTTGTGGAACAGAAATTAGCCAGAAAATTTAAACCTGGAGAACTTGTAAAAGTTTTATCAACTAATTTTTTCTGGTATAGAACATTTGTAGAACCTCTTGAGCCAAAAACAAAAAACAAAATCAAATATTGGATAGATAGTAGATGTTTAATACCAAATAAATAACCTAAAATCTTTACTAAATTTGAAAGGACTATTTTTGTAAACTCTTACTTTCCTTCATCAAATCATCTCGCTGGGTTTTGACTTTTATTATGATTTCAACTCTGTCGTTCCGTCTTCTCAAAAGTGGATGGTTCCATGTATATAAGGGCTTTGTATTCCCATATCCTGTGGCTGATATTTTTTTTGGGTCTACGCCATTTTTGATTAGAAACTCAGCCACGTTTACAGCCCGCTCAATTGAAAGTTTCCATGGGTCAACACCTTTTGGAACTTCAATATCTGTATGTCCTTCCACTAATATTTCTGTTTCATTCTTAGATAAACCTTTTAAAACCTTTGCTATTTGCTTTAAAGCTTTTTTAGCTTCATTTGTAAGCTCAGCACTTCCTGGTTTGAAAACAACATCATTAAACAAACGGACTATAACATAATCCTCAATTACTTCTATCTGGTATGCATGAACAGGTAAAACTCTTTTAATTCTCTCTTTAAGGGATAAAGCCATATCCTTAGGAAGTAAACTTATTGGAGGTAGCAAAGCTGTTGTTTTTGTATATTGAAGAACTCTTTCACCCTGAAAATACCACAGGAATTTCATTAATTTTTTTATATCAAGGACAGACATTGAATACAAAAGAATAAAGAATGTCAGCAGCAGAGACATTAAATCACTAAAACTTATTAGCCAAGCCGGTGCACTGGGACATTCCTCTTTTTTCTTTCTTGCCATTTTTAATCCTTTTTATGAAGCATTTATAACAAATTCAACCCTTCTGTTTTTAGCCCTGCCCTGTGGTGTGTTATTTGGTGCAATAGGTCTATAAGGGCCATAACCTCTGGCAGCCATATCTTTTTCTGGATAGCCACACTGTCTAAAAAGTTTCAAAATACTTAAAGCTCTAAGGGCAGAAAGCTCAAGATTTGATTTATATTTACCACTTCTTATTGGAATGTTATCTGTATGTCCTTCAATTATTACCGTAAAACCAGCCTGTTTAAGACTTTTACATATTTCAAGTATAAATGGCACAACTTCTGGATAAGGTGTTTCGCTTCCTGGAGGAAAAACTTTATCTGTATTTAATCTAAATCTGATAATACTTCCATGTTTGATAATATCTGCTTCTATACCTGCTTTTTTCAGTTTTTGCTGTATATCTAATAACGCCTTTGTAAGCATTTTTCTTCTTTTGATTTTTGGATACATATTTGGAAATTCAACAGGCACATTTGATTGATTAAGGAGTTTTTGCTCCAAAAATATCTTCCTTCCACCTAAACTCTCTGTAACACCTTTTATAACCATATGAAATTTTTCAAGGGATATTGTTCCCATAGAGAATAGAAGAATAAAGAATGTAAGAAGCAATGACATAAGGTCGCCGAAGCTTATTAGCCAGCCAGGTATTTTTTTACATTCCTCTTTTTTTTTACGTGCCATTATCCTTCTTCTCCGGCTTTAACGCCAAGCAGGGACATAAGTTTTGCCCTGAGGACATTAGGGTTTGTTCCGCTGTTTATAGCTTCTATGGTCAGGATGTAACTTTCTTTCATAAGCAGGGATAGGTCTTTGTAATATTTCAGCTTTTTGGACACAGGCACACACAAAACGTTTGCAAGAACAGCACCGTAAAGGGTTGTAATCATAGCAACGGCCATACCGGGGCCTAATGCAGATGGGTCGTTCAAGTTTTGTAACATCTGGATAAGACCAATCAATGTTCCTATCATACCGAAAGCAGGGAATAATTCTCCTAAAGCCTCCCAGATAGCAACTTCTGTAGATAAATCCTGGTCTATTTTCATAAGGGCTGTATCTGCATTACTTTTGATTTCTTCAATATCCTGACCATCTATAAGCATTCTCATTAAATCCCCAAAAAATGGGTCTTTTTCATAGAAATTATCAATATCTGATTCCAGTGCCAGAATTCCATTTTTCCTTGCTTTGTTAACCACATCAACCAGAAAATCTATATGCTCAACAGGGTCAGGAAGACCGGGTTTAAAGGCTTTTAGAACAGCTTTGAGGCCGTTTATCATTTCTTTAAGGGGATAGGATGCAAGGGATGCTGCAAGTCCTCCACCTACAACTATAAGTAATGAAGGTATATTTACGAAAGCAAGGGGACTACCACCTAAGGCTATTGAGATTACCAGTAGAAGCGTCGCACCAACAATACCAATGACCGTGGCTATGTCCAAGGTTATCCTCTCTATTCAAATAGTTTAAGTCTTTTGTATTCCTTAAGTAATTTCTGTTGCTCGGCCTGAACGAATTTTATAATAAAGTTTTTATTTTCACCCTTAAGGTCTTTGAATTCTGCCCCGTAACATATGTTCTTGCCCATTTCCCTTATATTTTTAATAACTGCCTGAACAGGTATTTGGGCATCTTCAAACTCAAGCACAAGATTTATCTCTGCCCCAATATTCATTTTCAAATTCCGTGCTTCTTTTATTGGAATACAAAAACCTACTCCGTCAATACTAATATCGGTTGTTTTGAACTCTTTTTTTACCTTATTTCCGTTAATGTCGTAAGTCTCTAAAATTAAAGGAATTTCTTTTTTGACCCGGAAATCTTTTCTCCTTTGAATCTGAAGGAATTTAAATGTATGGGGGATTTTTATTATGTATTTTCCATCTTCTTCAAAGATTTCCTCAATATTACCATCAATTAGATATATTGCATCATCTTCCCTTATAAATTTTATTTTCACATTATCTCCTTCTTTAAAAGGAAAAGGAGGTTTCTGGTCTATAAGATACCAATACATATATTTTTCATCCTTATCATAAAGGGCAACGGGATAGGTTCTATTTTGATACATAAAGTTTCCAGTCTGGAAAAGGTCTATATCTTTGGTTGATATAAGAGGCATGAATGGCGGTATTTTGTCAAATCCTAATTTTTTACGCATATTTTTTATAAGTTTTTCATCAAAATCAGGATTGTCTTCTATGTATGCCTGAACTACCTTTTCAAATGGTGCTTTATATTCAAGAACAAGAAATGGGTCCTTATGGGTTTTATGGGAGTATTCCCAGAGAATTTCCAGCTCTCGTCTTGTTAAACCATAAGCTTCTCCATTTCTAAAAAATAATCTTTTCATATATCTCTGGGAGATAAACTCCTCAAATTTCTCCCAGAAAAACAGAAAAAAAGCAATTAAAACAAAAATAAGGACTACTATAAAAACTGCTATCAGATTAACATGCTCTATTGTTGTTCTAAATGCATCAACAACAATATTTACCCTTTCATCCACATTTTACTCCAGACTGGTAAGAAATAGGTTTTTAACTATTTCGTAATTTCCTGAATTTTCTCAACAACTTCCTTTATTATCCAGTCTGGAGTGGATGCTCCTGCTGATACACCTATATTTTCAGCATTTTCAAACCATTCAGGTTGAAGTTCATCCGCCTTTTCTACGTGGTATGTATTTGGATTTAAGGCCTTTGATATCTGTGTCAGTCTTCTGGTATTTCCGCTGTGCTTTCCGCCAATAATAATCATTACATCAACTTCTTTTGCCAGTTTTTTAACTTCTTCCTGACGGACAGATGTTGCGTCGCATATAGTATTGAATACTTTGAGTTCCTCAACATTAGAAGCTATATATCCAACAGCTTCTTCAAAAAATTCTTCATTTTGGGTTGTTTGAGCTACAACACCTACTTTGTTCCTTTTGGGAAATTTTCTAATCAGGTCTTCCATATTCTCCACTACAATTCCTTTTCCCCCAACCTCTTCAAGATGTCCAAGAATTCCGATGACTTCAGGGTGTCCTTCTTCTCCGATAATAATTACATAATATCCTTCCTCAACAAGCTGACGCACCTTTTCATGAACTTTTTTAACAAATGGACAGGTGGCATCTATAACATTAACACCCAGCTCTTGTAGTTTTCTTTCTGTGGAAGGTGGAACACCATGGGAACGAATTAAAATCGTATCCCCTGCTTTTAATTCATCATAGCTGCTTAGTTCCCTTACATTCAGGTTTTCAAGAAATTGGACAACCTGCTTGTTGTGGATTATTGGACCATTTGTGTATGCTTTACCATATTTTTTTCCTGCTTCTATGGCACTATCAACAGCAATCTTAACACCAAAGCAAAATCCTGCTGTTTCTGCAACTTTTATATTAGCCATTTTGTTTCCTCCTAAAGTTTTTTAATTTCTTCCATTATATACTCTGCAATTTCCATATATTCTTTATTTTTGTCTATTTTTAATGGTTTTCCAAACTTTATCTGAACAGGACTTTTCCATATTTTTGGAAAGCTGCTTCCCACAGGCATAATAAGGTCTGTTCCCTCTATTCTAACAGGGACAACTTCTCCTGAAGTTTTGGATACAAGAAGTCCAACACCACTCTGGGGTTTCCTAAACTGTCCGGGTTTTGCCCTTGTTCCTTCAGGGAAAATACCAATGCAATAGCCATTATTAACCAGTTCTATAGCCTTCTTTAAAGCTCCTATATCTCTTGTTGTTCTTTTTACAGGAATTGCACCTGCTTTTCTGATAATCCAGCTTAAAACAGGAATTTTAAACAGTTCATGTTTTGCCATAAAAAATATAGGCCGTGGAGATACCGTATTCAGCACAAAAGGGTCAAGATTACTCCTGTGGTTTGCAGCAAGGATACATCCGCCTTCCTTTGGAATATTCTCTATCCCTTCTGCTGATATTCTAAAAATCAGCCTAAATATCGGCCTTATTAAAAACCAGAGTTTATATCCAAATTTAGAATATTCAAAGTTTTCCATTTTTCCTGAACCCTTTGCCTTAAAATTATATTAATTATATTTTTCATTTCAAATTCTGCTGGCATATATTCTTTATAGGACAGTTTTCACATACAGGTTTTTTCTTACAATAATTTTTCCCAAGCTCAACTATAAGTGCATGATACTCTTTGTAAACTTCTAAATCCTTCGGAATATTATCTGTTATTAATTTTTGTAGCTGGGAATATCTGATTTTAGGGTTATCTATAATACCAGCACGATAAAACAGCCTTTTTGTATATGCATCAACAACAAAATAAGGTCTATCCAGTCCATAAAGGAGAATACTGTCTGCAGTTTCTTCTCCTATGCCTTTAAGGGATAATAAAAACTCCCTTGTTATCTCTTCCCTTGGCTTATTTTTTATAGCATTCACAAAATTTTTGATATATCTGGCCTTTTGTCTGTAAAATCCTGCCGGTTTAATCAGTTTTTCAAGTTTTTCTGTTTCTATATTTGCAAGGGCATTCCATTCAAGCAGATTTTCCTTTATCAAGTTTTCAATGGCTTTTTCAACATTTGACCAGTTCGTATTCTGGGTCAGGATTGCCCCTATAGAAACTTCAAGAAATCTATCTACACCCTGATGAACAGGCCACCAGTTTTGATAACCAAAAGCCTCTAAAAGTTTTTCATAAATAGTAAAAATTTTGTTTTCCATAAGCTAAAAATTTATAATAGTTTTATTGCATATTGCAATATTCAAAATAGAAATAAATTAATGACCGTGAACAATTCAAGGAGGTGTTTCTTAAATGGCTGGACATAGTAAATGGCACAATATAAGACACAAAAAAGCAAAACAGGATGCTAAAAGAGGACAGCTTTTTACAAAGCTTCTCAGGGAAATAACAGTTGCAGCAAGACAGGGCGGTGGTGACCCTGAATTTAACCCAAGGCTCAGAATTGCCATCGAAAAGGCTAAAAAAGCAAATATGCCAATTGAAAATATTGAAAGAGCAATCAAAAGAGGAACAGGTGAATTAGAAGGTGTAAACTACGAAGAGGTTGTTTATGAAGGATACGGTCCTGAAGGTGTCGCTATTATAGTTGAATGTCTCACAGATAACAGAAACAGAACAACGTCAGAGGTAAGACACCTGTTCACAAAACACGGTGGAAATCTTGGTGCATCCGGTTGTGTATCATTCCTTTTTGAAGAAAAAGGAGTAATTCTTGTCCCTAAGGACAGCATCTCTGAAGAAGAACTCTTTGAGAAAGCAATAGAAGCAGGTGCAGAAGACCTTATAACCGATGATGAAAACTACTATGAAGTCAGAACAGAACCAAAAGACCTGTATGCTGTTAAGGAAGCCCTTGAGAAAGAAGGAATTTCCATAGAAAAAGCAGAAATAACAAGAATTCCAACAACAACAGTTGAAATAAAAGACCCTGAAACAGCACAAAAACTTCTTAAACTACT
This region includes:
- the waaF gene encoding lipopolysaccharide heptosyltransferase II, with the translated sequence MKIVVWQTAFLGDLILSTPLFHSIKNLFPDSKLYVIAKPFGKQVLKNNPYVDELIIFDKSKDSTFSLIKRLRKEKFDIAISPHRSHRAAYSLFLSGIPFRVGFDKAGFSFLYSKTIPHRFDGTHEIDRNLSLLKVFPEYSEDKLHKIPELFLTEEEDKSYQKYGLKDKDYILIAPGSKWNTKRWTVEGFREVIKALMENENIVLIGGEEDLPFTQKIISLLKNKPLNLVGKTNLRESFSLIKHAKALISNDSAPVHMAVAFNTPVVDIYGPTITDFGFYPYRNGIVVEVKGLKCRPCGLHGHNECPTGTFECMQDITPDMVLNGLKNLME
- a CDS encoding acetyl-CoA carboxylase carboxyltransferase subunit alpha; its protein translation is MEGNKDIQSLSERIELLRKEVKKGNKEKLKELIQARKEFRKLTRNRIEELSAWERVQLARHPKRPHTSDYINNLFTDFVELHGDRRFGDDKAIIAGFAFFEGIPVAVIGHEKGKDTKEKIERNFGMPHPEGYRKAIRIMKLAEKFGRPVFTFIDTPGAYPGIGAEERGQSQAIAESIMTMGGLRVPIVATVIGEGGSGGALALGVGDRILMLENSIYSVISPEGCAAILFKSQEKAPEAAENLKITAKHLKELGIIDCIVPEPPGGAHLQPKKTYRLLKRALRKALREIIDIPPDQLVEERQSKFYSMGRFIEK
- a CDS encoding sodium:calcium antiporter, with amino-acid sequence MIIDILLFIAGLVFILISAELFTNGVEALGDKLNLSQNFTGSILAAIGTALPETILPIIAIFFFGHNHGHDIGVGAILGAPFMLSTLAFPLVGITVLIGYFLLKKRSLEINIETIGFRRDLVFFLFAYSVALFIVPFEDHLLRIFTALFLLGIYILYVFLTLKGESQEMEEVEHLYFAPKNPEPSILIILLQVIVSLIIMITGANIFIKGLENISIAIGFPALIFSLLVAPIATELPEKINSVLWILRGKDTLAVGNISGAMVFQSTIPVSIGVVFTQWDITGLAFVSGIFTIMAGFIALVTSYVEKKLIPFGLTLGGMFYIIYIFLVIKQNF
- a CDS encoding S1 RNA-binding domain-containing protein, whose amino-acid sequence is MENFQSEFEKLLEEESANIHHYSKGEVIKGKIVKIQDDVAFVDIGQKTEVVIDPSEVQGLQEGDEIEAVYLGKRNKEGYAVISRKPILYQQALQNVENAFNTNSKIKAKLIKKATKGFLLDLGGVRAYLPFSESGLKKGEEFPPAEFDVYVLKFEKIGKTPNIVVSRKQVIQEEEEKKRKEIFDLLQEGQVVRGKVVKITDKGAVLSLENVVFGFLPQALYSWDKNKKLQDELSVGDEIEVKVKSIDRENQKVVFSKRDLEPNPWIEFDKEVGDVVEAVVKEINDYGLVVKVGDLEGFIYKMETDHIKPLAYKEKFKPGQKVQAKIIELDRDNRKLKLSIKQAQPHPVDKFLEENPEGSEIEGKIKEIKTKMAIIDLGNELEGVLHLIDATWNPKVKNISTVLKGKNIKKFKVLGREGNRIKLGLKQFKENPWEIFLKTHKVGDVVKGKVIKLIDRGAFVELADEVEGFIPVNQISKEKIEIPSDKLSKGQEIEAKIIKIKGKDIILSIKALEKDKEKKELEEVLNKVKPSGEGLGTLGELLKDKLKELKNK
- a CDS encoding flagellar motor protein MotB, which produces MARKKKEECPSAPAWLISFSDLMSLLLTFFILLYSMSVLDIKKLMKFLWYFQGERVLQYTKTTALLPPISLLPKDMALSLKERIKRVLPVHAYQIEVIEDYVIVRLFNDVVFKPGSAELTNEAKKALKQIAKVLKGLSKNETEILVEGHTDIEVPKGVDPWKLSIERAVNVAEFLIKNGVDPKKISATGYGNTKPLYTWNHPLLRRRNDRVEIIIKVKTQRDDLMKESKSLQK
- a CDS encoding flagellar motor protein MotB codes for the protein MARKKKEECKKIPGWLISFGDLMSLLLTFFILLFSMGTISLEKFHMVIKGVTESLGGRKIFLEQKLLNQSNVPVEFPNMYPKIKRRKMLTKALLDIQQKLKKAGIEADIIKHGSIIRFRLNTDKVFPPGSETPYPEVVPFILEICKSLKQAGFTVIIEGHTDNIPIRSGKYKSNLELSALRALSILKLFRQCGYPEKDMAARGYGPYRPIAPNNTPQGRAKNRRVEFVINAS
- a CDS encoding motility protein A, yielding MDIATVIGIVGATLLLVISIALGGSPLAFVNIPSLLIVVGGGLAASLASYPLKEMINGLKAVLKAFKPGLPDPVEHIDFLVDVVNKARKNGILALESDIDNFYEKDPFFGDLMRMLIDGQDIEEIKSNADTALMKIDQDLSTEVAIWEALGELFPAFGMIGTLIGLIQMLQNLNDPSALGPGMAVAMITTLYGAVLANVLCVPVSKKLKYYKDLSLLMKESYILTIEAINSGTNPNVLRAKLMSLLGVKAGEEG
- a CDS encoding PilZ domain-containing protein, translated to MDERVNIVVDAFRTTIEHVNLIAVFIVVLIFVLIAFFLFFWEKFEEFISQRYMKRLFFRNGEAYGLTRRELEILWEYSHKTHKDPFLVLEYKAPFEKVVQAYIEDNPDFDEKLIKNMRKKLGFDKIPPFMPLISTKDIDLFQTGNFMYQNRTYPVALYDKDEKYMYWYLIDQKPPFPFKEGDNVKIKFIREDDAIYLIDGNIEEIFEEDGKYIIKIPHTFKFLQIQRRKDFRVKKEIPLILETYDINGNKVKKEFKTTDISIDGVGFCIPIKEARNLKMNIGAEINLVLEFEDAQIPVQAVIKNIREMGKNICYGAEFKDLKGENKNFIIKFVQAEQQKLLKEYKRLKLFE
- the ispH gene encoding 4-hydroxy-3-methylbut-2-enyl diphosphate reductase, which produces MANIKVAETAGFCFGVKIAVDSAIEAGKKYGKAYTNGPIIHNKQVVQFLENLNVRELSSYDELKAGDTILIRSHGVPPSTERKLQELGVNVIDATCPFVKKVHEKVRQLVEEGYYVIIIGEEGHPEVIGILGHLEEVGGKGIVVENMEDLIRKFPKRNKVGVVAQTTQNEEFFEEAVGYIASNVEELKVFNTICDATSVRQEEVKKLAKEVDVMIIIGGKHSGNTRRLTQISKALNPNTYHVEKADELQPEWFENAENIGVSAGASTPDWIIKEVVEKIQEITK
- a CDS encoding lysophospholipid acyltransferase family protein, translating into MENFEYSKFGYKLWFLIRPIFRLIFRISAEGIENIPKEGGCILAANHRSNLDPFVLNTVSPRPIFFMAKHELFKIPVLSWIIRKAGAIPVKRTTRDIGALKKAIELVNNGYCIGIFPEGTRAKPGQFRKPQSGVGLLVSKTSGEVVPVRIEGTDLIMPVGSSFPKIWKSPVQIKFGKPLKIDKNKEYMEIAEYIMEEIKKL
- a CDS encoding endonuclease, with the protein product MENKIFTIYEKLLEAFGYQNWWPVHQGVDRFLEVSIGAILTQNTNWSNVEKAIENLIKENLLEWNALANIETEKLEKLIKPAGFYRQKARYIKNFVNAIKNKPREEITREFLLSLKGIGEETADSILLYGLDRPYFVVDAYTKRLFYRAGIIDNPKIRYSQLQKLITDNIPKDLEVYKEYHALIVELGKNYCKKKPVCENCPIKNICQQNLK
- a CDS encoding YebC/PmpR family DNA-binding transcriptional regulator, producing the protein MAGHSKWHNIRHKKAKQDAKRGQLFTKLLREITVAARQGGGDPEFNPRLRIAIEKAKKANMPIENIERAIKRGTGELEGVNYEEVVYEGYGPEGVAIIVECLTDNRNRTTSEVRHLFTKHGGNLGASGCVSFLFEEKGVILVPKDSISEEELFEKAIEAGAEDLITDDENYYEVRTEPKDLYAVKEALEKEGISIEKAEITRIPTTTVEIKDPETAQKLLKLLDALEDNDDVQKVYSNFEMSDELINQVA